A section of the Telopea speciosissima isolate NSW1024214 ecotype Mountain lineage chromosome 3, Tspe_v1, whole genome shotgun sequence genome encodes:
- the LOC122655259 gene encoding uncharacterized protein LOC122655259 — MPGDDSSSTSTAILAPTTTAIPTHSPYFLHASDQPGTALVTPVLNGDNFPTWHRAMVMALEAKNKLQFLDGSLPKPDSDSTDLSHWTRCNSMVRSWILHSIVPNIAHSILWIDSARDAWLDLHDHFSQKNAPWIFEIRKSISTLSQGLDSISAYYTKLKSLRDELSSYRAMPTCTCGTAATLQGHVKSNSLMDFLQGFT, encoded by the coding sequence aTGCCTGGAGATgattcatcttcaacctccacGGCCATACTTGCCCCCACCACCACAGCAATACCTACTCATTCCCCATATTTCTTACATGCCTCCGACCAGCCAGGCACTGCACTTGTCACCCCTGTCCTTAATGGTGATAATTTCCCGACCTGGCATCGTGCCATGGTCATGGCATTGGAGGCTAAGAATAAACTGCAATTCCTTGATGGTTCTTTGCCCAAACCCGATTCTGATTCTACTGATCTCTCGCACTGGACTCGCTGCAATAGCATGGTGAGATCTTGGATTCTTCATTCCATTGTTCCTAATATTGCTCACAGCATACTTTGGATCGACTCTGCTCGAGATGCCTGGCTCGATCTCCATGATCATTTTTCCCAGAAGAATGCACCATGGATTTTTGAAATCCGCAAGTCCATCTCCACTTTGAGTCAGGGTCTTGACTCCATTTCTGCATATTATACTAAACTGAAAAGTCTTCGTGATGAGCTTTCTTCATATAGGGCTATGCCCACTTGTACTTGTGGTACTGCTGCCACTCTTCAAGGCCATGTCAAGTCTAATTCCTTAATGGATTTTCTGCAAGGTTTTACGTGA